In Kordia antarctica, the following proteins share a genomic window:
- a CDS encoding uroporphyrinogen decarboxylase, with the protein MEILGITGTEWIGYLASFAVLISFTMKDLKNLRMINSIGCLLFVTYGFLMPTLRIGLPIIITNFAILGINIYHLTARKK; encoded by the coding sequence ATGGAAATACTAGGAATCACAGGAACAGAATGGATTGGCTACTTAGCGTCGTTCGCAGTATTAATTTCATTCACCATGAAAGACCTAAAAAACTTACGAATGATCAATTCAATAGGATGTTTGCTATTTGTTACATATGGTTTTCTAATGCCAACATTACGTATCGGTTTACCAATCATCATTACCAACTTCGCGATCTTAGGAATTAATATCTATCACTTGACCGCGCGTAAAAAGTAA
- a CDS encoding class I SAM-dependent methyltransferase: protein MTTNSRHASSYRDPSGHIYVENNVIKRIIFPSYFPQYEALKNSGFFEKAFQHKLLIPHEETQNSETQICIQPTQIQFITYPYEWSFQQYKEAALHTLKLQKYALQNDFSLKDATAYNIAFHNGKAIFIDTLSLDFYQENTPWRAYKQFVTHFLGPLVLAKYHGAEFLKTMSNFIDGIPIKMIASLLPKTTKLNPFLYTNIHLLAKYENKHQEEDVQVSKQASLSKKGLFNIIDNLYNYIKKLQLKEQSEWGNYYQKTNYSDKAFTQKSTIINDWIQTLNAKKIIDVGGNDGTFVRQITSEIDLALVGDIDNNAVDQNHYSVKKNKEKNMLPFVIDLLNPSAAIGFQNTERFSFIQRVQEFKPEATLALALIHHLSLTGNVPFENSAAFFASFSENLIIEFPKRNDSYATRLLNAKAEFKDQFGHYNLENFEKTYSEYFELIDKKIITDSERILYLFKKKNVG, encoded by the coding sequence ATGACAACTAATTCCCGACATGCTTCTTCATATCGTGATCCAAGCGGACACATTTATGTAGAAAATAATGTGATCAAACGAATTATATTTCCAAGCTACTTTCCGCAATACGAAGCACTAAAAAACTCAGGTTTCTTTGAAAAAGCATTTCAGCATAAGCTGTTAATTCCGCATGAAGAAACTCAAAATTCGGAAACTCAAATCTGTATTCAACCAACTCAAATTCAATTTATTACATATCCGTACGAATGGAGTTTTCAGCAATACAAAGAAGCGGCTTTACACACTTTAAAATTACAGAAATACGCCTTGCAAAACGATTTTTCATTAAAAGATGCAACGGCGTATAACATCGCTTTTCACAACGGAAAGGCTATTTTTATAGATACGCTTTCGCTAGATTTCTATCAGGAAAATACACCTTGGCGTGCATATAAACAATTTGTAACTCACTTTTTAGGACCGTTGGTTTTGGCAAAATATCACGGCGCAGAATTTCTAAAAACCATGTCGAATTTCATTGACGGAATTCCGATAAAAATGATTGCTTCCTTATTGCCAAAAACCACAAAACTAAATCCGTTTTTATATACCAACATTCACTTATTGGCAAAATATGAAAACAAGCATCAAGAAGAAGATGTGCAGGTTTCAAAACAAGCTTCGTTGTCGAAAAAAGGATTGTTCAATATCATTGATAATTTATACAATTACATCAAAAAGTTGCAGTTGAAGGAGCAATCGGAATGGGGAAACTATTACCAAAAAACAAACTATTCTGACAAAGCATTTACGCAGAAATCTACCATTATAAACGATTGGATTCAAACACTAAACGCAAAAAAAATAATTGATGTTGGTGGAAATGATGGAACATTTGTACGTCAAATTACGTCTGAAATTGACTTAGCTTTAGTTGGTGACATTGATAACAATGCCGTAGATCAAAATCATTATTCAGTTAAAAAAAACAAAGAAAAAAACATGTTGCCATTTGTGATTGATTTGCTCAATCCGTCAGCGGCAATAGGTTTTCAAAACACAGAACGTTTTTCGTTTATACAACGTGTGCAAGAATTCAAGCCAGAAGCAACATTAGCATTGGCGTTAATTCATCACTTATCGTTGACAGGAAACGTGCCATTTGAAAATTCGGCAGCGTTTTTTGCGTCTTTTTCAGAAAATTTAATCATCGAATTTCCAAAACGAAACGATTCATATGCAACACGTTTGCTCAATGCAAAAGCAGAATTTAAAGATCAGTTTGGACATTACAATCTGGAAAATTTTGAAAAAACCTATTCGGAATATTTCGAGCTTATCGATAAAAAAATAATCACAGATTCGGAACGAATTCTATACTTATTCAAGAAAAAAAATGTTGGCTAA
- a CDS encoding class I lanthipeptide, which produces MKKKNFTSKLQFQKTTVVSFNAMTNLKGGALQNVDTQVLSEDGFLCITGVVCTASQTDPVTSVDIQCPRPTTRTGASDFCGGTVGDTRLDCGASLLVC; this is translated from the coding sequence ATGAAGAAAAAGAATTTTACCTCTAAATTGCAATTCCAAAAAACAACAGTTGTATCATTTAATGCTATGACAAACCTCAAAGGTGGAGCATTACAAAATGTAGACACGCAAGTATTATCAGAAGATGGATTCTTGTGTATTACGGGAGTTGTTTGTACAGCAAGTCAAACTGATCCAGTAACTTCTGTGGATATTCAATGCCCGCGCCCTACAACTCGTACAGGAGCTAGTGATTTTTGCGGAGGAACTGTAGGCGACACACGATTGGATTGTGGCGCAAGCTTATTAGTATGTTAA
- a CDS encoding tetratricopeptide repeat protein — protein sequence MRLQKCTAIVLFILCFFLHKSSFAKNSLQDSIPTFDKEIFQASLKELSPKEFARLFTQEHEKDAVKAQSYIEYAKKSMITSKNLEAQFWGYFCLAKWERNKMNLKASITHLDVALTIAKSINNDDMIISSLMNKGIYYYDFGFYKEAMEYYLEVLKIAKQSDLKGRQLAVMQNIALLKIEVNDRKGAIELLEESLKIVENEKVRDFSFIHVNIYIALAKAYIGIEDYKQAAKYCYKGIELSEKYNDEGAKVYFYNFLGEIANANGNYEKAHEVLDRAEEIVERIGSTQAQLPFIKLDRAKTYYSQKKYEVTIQILLAIEKTQKLNSTDFIDLEEIYALLAKSYKEINNIEYSLKYYEKANKIYKENDKRQESISVDIIKKYDLRTLKEELDESQENSKRTKYILYIGVFLTVAMILSLIVFYRKRERNNQRKFEAILKSLEEEIVEKDLEVEKIIVKEVDQIKTIEVKETETKEIEIIDETKERLLKKLKSFEAKELYLSKHSSLNEVAKKLKTNTSYLSKLVNTHKGKSFTAYITDLRVNYAIKRLKNDKKFRSYTIDSIAQEIGFNRSESFSRAFKNKTGLYPSYFVKNLDSQNIE from the coding sequence ATGCGCCTCCAAAAATGTACAGCAATAGTGCTGTTTATTCTCTGTTTCTTTCTTCATAAGTCATCTTTTGCAAAAAATAGTTTGCAAGACTCTATTCCAACATTTGACAAAGAAATATTTCAAGCATCTTTAAAAGAATTATCACCTAAAGAATTTGCGCGTTTATTTACGCAAGAGCATGAAAAAGACGCTGTAAAAGCCCAAAGTTATATTGAATATGCAAAAAAATCCATGATTACTTCTAAAAATTTAGAAGCACAGTTTTGGGGATATTTTTGCTTGGCTAAATGGGAACGAAATAAAATGAATTTAAAAGCGTCCATAACTCATTTGGATGTGGCACTTACTATTGCTAAAAGCATCAATAATGACGATATGATTATATCTTCATTAATGAATAAAGGAATTTATTACTATGATTTTGGATTTTACAAGGAAGCAATGGAGTATTACTTGGAAGTATTGAAAATTGCAAAACAAAGTGATTTAAAAGGGCGACAACTTGCAGTAATGCAAAATATAGCTTTATTAAAAATCGAAGTGAATGATAGAAAAGGTGCTATTGAATTATTAGAAGAATCTTTGAAAATAGTTGAAAATGAAAAGGTTAGAGATTTTAGTTTCATACATGTTAATATTTATATAGCTTTAGCAAAAGCATATATTGGAATTGAAGATTATAAACAAGCAGCCAAGTATTGTTATAAAGGAATTGAGTTAAGTGAAAAATATAATGATGAAGGAGCCAAAGTATATTTTTATAATTTTTTAGGAGAAATTGCTAATGCAAATGGTAATTATGAAAAGGCACACGAAGTTTTAGACAGAGCAGAAGAAATTGTAGAAAGAATTGGAAGCACACAAGCACAACTCCCATTTATTAAACTAGATAGAGCCAAAACGTATTATTCTCAAAAAAAATATGAGGTAACTATACAAATATTACTAGCAATTGAAAAGACACAAAAACTAAATAGTACAGATTTTATTGATTTAGAAGAAATCTATGCGCTTTTAGCAAAATCATATAAAGAAATAAATAACATAGAATACAGTTTAAAATACTACGAAAAGGCAAACAAAATCTATAAAGAAAATGATAAAAGACAAGAAAGCATATCTGTTGATATCATTAAAAAGTATGATTTAAGAACATTAAAAGAAGAGTTAGATGAATCTCAAGAAAATTCCAAAAGGACAAAATACATTCTCTATATAGGTGTCTTTCTAACAGTAGCAATGATTCTATCTTTAATTGTTTTCTATCGAAAGAGAGAAAGAAATAACCAACGTAAATTTGAAGCTATTCTAAAAAGTCTTGAAGAAGAAATTGTAGAAAAAGATCTTGAAGTTGAAAAAATAATTGTCAAAGAAGTCGATCAAATAAAAACCATAGAAGTCAAAGAAACTGAAACGAAGGAAATTGAAATTATTGATGAAACGAAAGAACGATTATTGAAAAAATTAAAAAGCTTTGAAGCAAAAGAATTGTACTTAAGCAAACACAGTAGTTTGAATGAAGTTGCCAAAAAATTAAAAACAAATACATCGTATTTATCAAAATTAGTAAACACGCACAAAGGGAAATCATTCACAGCTTACATTACAGATTTACGTGTCAATTATGCAATCAAACGTTTAAAGAATGATAAAAAATTTCGTTCATATACAATTGATTCAATTGCTCAAGAAATCGGTTTTAACCGTTCTGAGTCGTTTTCTAGAGCCTTTAAAAACAAGACAGGTTTATATCCATCATACTTCGTAAAAAACCTTGACAGTCAGAATATTGAGTAG
- a CDS encoding DUF1801 domain-containing protein has protein sequence MNPAEEYILKQPEPYKSILLQLQVVFEHLFPEIELKYKYRIPFYYLKGKPFCYFNASHKKQFVDVGIVKGKQLQIHTEYLVTEKRKIMASLRYKTIEDIDNDILIEVLKEAASLY, from the coding sequence ATGAATCCAGCCGAAGAATATATCCTAAAACAACCTGAACCGTACAAATCTATCTTGCTACAATTGCAAGTTGTCTTTGAGCATCTGTTTCCAGAAATTGAATTAAAATATAAATACCGAATTCCGTTTTACTATCTAAAAGGGAAACCATTTTGTTACTTCAACGCAAGTCATAAAAAACAATTTGTAGATGTCGGGATTGTAAAAGGTAAGCAACTCCAAATTCACACAGAATATTTAGTCACTGAAAAAAGAAAAATAATGGCTTCGTTACGTTACAAAACAATTGAAGATATTGACAACGATATTTTAATTGAAGTTTTAAAAGAAGCTGCTAGTTTGTATTAG
- a CDS encoding DUF4836 family protein: MRKILCVLTIAVLIVSCGKKSTESYYIPKDAIGVMYVNLESLSKKSSDVDFKDLAINKMIEDRAPKEVQDFMNEYLTAENIDATFRKEFILGFVSVDRMSGLGGLILPIKDGKSFENLIQPMLKKMPQLQKEENVGKNDSFTVYSTDQIAIGWNNETALIIGAKSYAGTELADLTELDEAKTIYATDYYKDFFDTSKDMGMHITSTPLGTVMNSLFTMVAGMDVDLENNNITYYGSFEDDHIHTETKLKLNNDFQSLLGYKSWMTTDYDSDLLNAIPENPSILMKVSIDPVAFYKHIEGLQDNKVLPTEAREELKNNIRRMNREMKREIGMTGEDLAGVFGGSMLVALKEGEVVKDTVYNRYSFYSESNEAEYEIVDKKTPFVYTAISIKDQSKFETLMSIIIEKDAPMKTKGKNYYQIDKDFFVVVTDGVLFMTNDETKADELHANGKLAANLSNFEHKSNLSHSAYVYMNPNFSEISTDLMSGLSSIGNPYSSVPMFTDFSKDANKLYTEYFGENHYFMDVDGMETFTYTKGEGNSLVRMIMYSDAMVKEIAKMSEQ, translated from the coding sequence ATGAGAAAAATTTTATGCGTACTCACAATTGCTGTTTTGATAGTAAGTTGTGGAAAAAAGAGTACTGAATCGTATTATATTCCTAAAGATGCCATTGGCGTTATGTATGTAAATCTTGAATCGCTTTCTAAGAAAAGTAGTGATGTTGATTTTAAAGATTTAGCCATTAACAAAATGATTGAAGATCGCGCTCCAAAGGAAGTGCAAGACTTTATGAATGAGTATTTGACTGCCGAAAATATAGACGCAACATTTCGTAAAGAATTTATTTTAGGATTTGTTTCCGTAGATCGCATGTCTGGTTTAGGCGGACTTATTTTGCCTATTAAGGATGGAAAGTCTTTTGAAAACTTGATTCAACCAATGTTGAAAAAAATGCCACAACTTCAAAAAGAAGAAAACGTAGGGAAGAATGATTCTTTTACCGTGTATTCAACAGATCAAATTGCAATTGGTTGGAATAATGAAACTGCTTTAATTATTGGCGCAAAAAGTTATGCAGGAACTGAATTGGCGGATTTAACAGAGTTAGACGAAGCGAAAACTATTTATGCTACAGACTATTATAAAGATTTCTTTGACACCAGTAAAGACATGGGAATGCACATTACATCTACGCCACTTGGCACCGTAATGAATTCTTTATTTACAATGGTTGCCGGAATGGATGTTGATTTAGAAAACAACAATATTACCTATTATGGTAGCTTTGAAGACGATCATATTCATACAGAAACAAAATTAAAATTGAACAACGATTTTCAATCTTTATTAGGTTATAAGTCTTGGATGACAACTGATTATGATAGTGATTTATTAAACGCTATTCCAGAAAATCCATCAATTCTAATGAAAGTATCTATTGATCCTGTTGCTTTTTACAAGCATATTGAAGGTTTACAAGATAACAAAGTATTACCAACAGAAGCAAGAGAAGAATTAAAGAACAATATTCGTAGAATGAATCGTGAAATGAAGCGAGAAATTGGTATGACAGGCGAAGATTTAGCTGGAGTTTTCGGAGGTTCTATGTTAGTAGCGCTGAAAGAAGGAGAAGTTGTAAAAGATACTGTATACAATAGATATAGTTTTTATTCTGAATCGAATGAGGCTGAATACGAAATTGTAGATAAAAAAACTCCATTTGTATATACTGCCATTTCTATAAAAGATCAATCGAAGTTTGAAACGTTGATGAGCATTATCATTGAGAAAGATGCGCCAATGAAAACTAAAGGAAAGAATTATTATCAAATAGATAAAGATTTCTTTGTAGTTGTTACTGATGGCGTACTTTTTATGACGAACGATGAAACGAAAGCTGACGAACTTCATGCAAATGGAAAGTTGGCTGCAAATCTTTCTAATTTTGAACACAAATCAAATTTATCACATTCCGCATATGTGTATATGAATCCGAATTTCTCGGAAATATCTACTGATCTTATGTCTGGACTTTCTAGTATTGGAAATCCTTACAGTAGTGTTCCTATGTTTACCGATTTCTCTAAAGATGCCAATAAATTATACACTGAATATTTTGGTGAAAATCACTATTTTATGGATGTTGACGGAATGGAAACATTTACATACACAAAAGGAGAAGGAAATTCTTTGGTTCGCATGATTATGTATTCTGATGCAATGGTAAAAGAAATTGCCAAGATGTCTGAGCAATAG
- the typA gene encoding translational GTPase TypA gives MASIKNIAIIAHVDHGKTTLVDKIMYHCQLFRENQNTGDLILDNNDLERERGITITSKNVSVNYKGTKINIIDTPGHADFGGEVERVLNMADGVLLLVDAFEGPMPQTRFVLQKAIDLGLKPCVVINKVDKENCTPDEVHEKVFDLMFELGAEEWQLDFPTVYGSAKNNWMSDDWKDETDNIEPLLDMVMEHVPSPDFPDGTTQMLITSLDFSSFTGRIAIGRLQRGTLKEGMQIALVKSDKSIIKSRIKELYTFEGLGRKRATEIQVGDICAIVGLEGFEIGDTIADLENPEGLKTIAIDEPTMSMLFTINDSPFFGKDGKFVTSRHIKDRLEKELEKNLALRLGETGSADKFLVFGRGVLHLSVLIETMRREGYELQIGQPQVIIKEIDGVKCEPIEELTIDLPETVSGRAVEFVTLRKGEMLSMEAKGERMICEFMIPSRGIIGLRNQLLTATAGEAIMSHRFKEYQPLKGNIPGRISGSLVSMENGTSIPYSIDKLQDRGKFFVEPGEKIYEGQVIGENSRQDDMTINITKAKKQSNVRSSGADDKAKIVPAIKFSLEEALEYIQKDEYVEVTPNFLRLRKVHLKETDRKRNKII, from the coding sequence ATGGCTTCAATAAAAAATATTGCAATTATTGCACACGTAGATCACGGGAAAACAACATTGGTAGATAAAATTATGTATCACTGTCAACTATTTCGTGAAAACCAGAATACAGGAGATTTAATTCTCGATAACAACGATTTAGAACGTGAGCGTGGAATTACGATTACCTCTAAAAACGTTTCTGTAAACTACAAAGGAACAAAAATTAACATCATTGATACACCAGGTCACGCCGATTTTGGAGGAGAAGTAGAGCGTGTATTAAACATGGCAGATGGCGTTTTACTATTAGTAGATGCTTTTGAAGGTCCAATGCCACAAACGCGTTTTGTATTGCAAAAAGCGATTGACTTAGGATTAAAACCATGTGTGGTTATCAATAAAGTAGATAAAGAAAACTGTACGCCAGACGAAGTACACGAAAAAGTATTCGACTTAATGTTCGAATTAGGTGCGGAAGAATGGCAATTAGATTTCCCAACAGTATACGGTTCTGCAAAGAACAATTGGATGTCAGACGATTGGAAAGATGAAACTGATAATATTGAACCTTTATTAGACATGGTTATGGAACACGTTCCATCACCAGATTTTCCAGATGGAACAACACAAATGTTAATTACATCTTTAGATTTCTCTTCATTTACAGGACGTATCGCAATCGGACGTTTACAAAGAGGAACACTAAAAGAAGGAATGCAAATTGCTTTAGTAAAGAGCGACAAATCGATCATCAAATCAAGAATTAAAGAATTATATACATTTGAAGGACTTGGTAGAAAAAGAGCTACTGAAATTCAAGTTGGAGATATTTGTGCAATTGTAGGTTTAGAAGGATTCGAAATTGGTGATACAATTGCTGATTTAGAAAATCCGGAAGGATTAAAAACAATCGCAATAGACGAGCCAACAATGAGTATGTTGTTTACAATTAACGATTCACCTTTCTTCGGAAAAGATGGAAAATTTGTAACATCGCGCCACATTAAAGATCGTTTAGAAAAAGAATTAGAGAAAAACTTAGCACTTCGTTTAGGAGAAACTGGAAGCGCAGACAAATTCTTAGTATTTGGTAGAGGAGTTTTACACTTATCTGTACTAATTGAAACAATGCGTAGAGAAGGATACGAATTGCAAATTGGTCAGCCACAAGTAATTATCAAAGAAATTGATGGTGTAAAATGTGAGCCAATTGAAGAATTAACTATTGACCTTCCAGAAACTGTATCTGGTAGAGCTGTTGAATTTGTAACGCTTCGTAAAGGAGAAATGTTATCAATGGAAGCAAAAGGTGAACGTATGATTTGTGAATTCATGATTCCATCAAGAGGAATTATCGGATTACGTAATCAATTATTAACTGCAACTGCTGGTGAAGCAATTATGTCGCACCGTTTTAAAGAATATCAGCCACTAAAAGGAAATATTCCAGGACGTATTTCAGGATCATTAGTATCTATGGAAAACGGAACTTCAATTCCTTATTCAATTGACAAATTACAAGATAGAGGAAAGTTTTTCGTAGAACCAGGAGAAAAAATATACGAAGGACAAGTAATTGGTGAGAACTCGCGTCAAGATGATATGACGATCAACATTACAAAAGCTAAAAAGCAAAGTAATGTACGTTCTTCAGGAGCAGATGACAAGGCGAAAATTGTTCCTGCAATCAAATTCTCTCTAGAAGAAGCATTAGAATACATTCAAAAAGATGAATATGTAGAAGTAACACCAAACTTCTTACGTTTACGAAAAGTTCACTTAAAAGAAACGGACAGAAAACGTAACAAAATCATATAA
- the kdsA gene encoding 3-deoxy-8-phosphooctulonate synthase, with the protein MQLSSIPKIKHTNSNNFFLLAGPCAIEGEDMALRIAEKVLKITDALEIPYIFKGSFKKANRSRIDSFTGIGDENALKILRKVSETFDIPTVTDIHEVSDAAKAAEYVDVLQIPAFLVRQTDLVVAAAETGKVVNLKKGQFMSPESMQHAVKKVHDSGNQNAWITDRGTMFGYQDMIVDFRGIPTMRQYAPTILDVTHSLQQPNQSSGVTGGRPDMIETIARAGIVNNVDGLFIETHFDPSNAKSDGANMLHLDHLERLLTNLVKIRKTVNQL; encoded by the coding sequence ATGCAACTCAGTTCTATCCCAAAAATAAAACATACCAATTCTAATAATTTCTTTTTACTTGCAGGTCCATGCGCTATTGAAGGCGAAGATATGGCATTGCGAATTGCTGAAAAAGTGCTTAAAATTACGGACGCTTTAGAGATTCCATATATTTTTAAAGGAAGCTTTAAGAAAGCGAATCGAAGCAGAATTGATAGTTTTACTGGAATCGGTGATGAGAATGCTTTAAAAATCCTTAGAAAGGTTTCTGAGACGTTTGATATACCAACTGTAACGGACATTCACGAAGTTTCGGATGCTGCAAAAGCTGCGGAATATGTTGATGTGTTACAGATTCCTGCTTTTTTAGTGCGTCAAACAGATTTAGTTGTGGCTGCTGCCGAAACAGGAAAAGTAGTCAATTTGAAAAAAGGACAGTTTATGAGTCCTGAGAGTATGCAACATGCCGTAAAAAAAGTACACGATTCTGGAAATCAAAATGCTTGGATTACCGATCGCGGAACGATGTTTGGCTACCAAGATATGATTGTTGATTTTCGTGGAATTCCAACGATGAGACAATATGCACCAACCATTTTAGATGTAACACATTCGTTACAACAACCAAATCAATCTAGTGGCGTTACTGGCGGAAGACCTGATATGATTGAAACCATTGCACGCGCTGGAATTGTGAATAATGTAGACGGACTGTTTATTGAAACACATTTTGATCCTTCAAATGCAAAAAGTGATGGCGCTAATATGCTTCATTTGGATCATTTGGAACGTTTGTTAACGAATTTGGTGAAGATTCGTAAAACGGTTAATCAGTTGTGA
- a CDS encoding ATP-binding cassette domain-containing protein, which yields MNINITSINPTYFTPASSEVWSKDFAFLPNEKYLIKAASGSGKSSFFNFLFGLNDKYSGTILFNETPISSFTETDWTTMRREKISIVFQGLRLFPELTAFENIQLKNQLTNYKTEAEILMYMNRLNVAELAHKKAETLSYGQQQRIAIIRALCQPFELLLLDEPFSHMDDILIATATQLITEEVSKRQATLLIASLGNSYNIDYTKTLLL from the coding sequence GTGAATATTAATATCACATCAATAAACCCAACATACTTTACTCCAGCTTCTTCGGAAGTTTGGAGTAAAGATTTTGCATTTTTACCAAATGAAAAGTACTTGATAAAAGCCGCTTCTGGAAGTGGAAAAAGTTCTTTCTTTAATTTTTTATTTGGGTTGAATGATAAGTATTCTGGAACCATTCTGTTTAATGAAACTCCTATTTCTTCCTTTACAGAAACCGATTGGACAACAATGAGACGCGAAAAAATTTCAATTGTATTTCAAGGGTTGCGATTGTTTCCAGAGTTGACCGCATTCGAAAATATTCAACTAAAAAATCAATTGACAAATTACAAAACAGAAGCTGAAATTTTAATGTACATGAATCGCTTGAATGTTGCTGAACTCGCACACAAAAAAGCGGAAACATTATCGTACGGACAACAACAACGCATCGCGATTATCAGAGCGTTATGTCAGCCATTTGAATTGTTATTGCTAGATGAACCTTTTAGTCACATGGACGATATTTTGATTGCAACTGCAACACAATTAATCACTGAAGAAGTTTCCAAACGACAAGCTACGTTATTGATTGCGAGTTTGGGAAACAGTTACAATATTGACTATACTAAAACACTTTTACTGTGA